A section of the Chlorocebus sabaeus isolate Y175 chromosome 17, mChlSab1.0.hap1, whole genome shotgun sequence genome encodes:
- the LOC119623506 gene encoding LOW QUALITY PROTEIN: trem-like transcript 4 protein (The sequence of the model RefSeq protein was modified relative to this genomic sequence to represent the inferred CDS: inserted 2 bases in 1 codon): MKTERTEGELADMRDTGNLGQNQAEHLTPSPEGTPFFILSSTVRNRFGLEWPGRVHTCCFHLCCCCSWPQGAVPEELHKHPGQTLLLQCQYSPKTGPYQSKTWCQQTSPDWCTILVTSSKPRTAVQKSGYTIWDEPDAGFFNITMIQLTQNDSGFYWCGIYSTSKKVITVLRDIDLVVSSAPTTSPMWTFPWLATSTVLINSPEGTSGHPSIKGSETRKSSVPACLGSGGPXLLVSVLCGLLMAKGLML, from the exons ATGAAGACTGAACGCACCGAGGGAGAGCTCGCTGAT ATGAGAGACACTGGGAACCTGGGGCAGAATCAGGCAGAGCATCTGACTCCCTCTCCTGAGGGGACTCCCTTTTTTATCCTCTCCTCCACTGTCAGAAACAGATTTGGGCTGGAATGGCCTGGGAGAGTCCACACCTGCTGCTTCCAcctgtgctgctgctgctcctggcctcag GGCGCCGTGCCTGAAGAACTTCACAAACACCCAGGACAGACCCTCCTCCTGCAATGCCAGTACTCACCCAAGACAGGACCCTATCAGTCCAAGACCTGGTGTCAGCAGACATCTCCAGATTGGTGTACCATACTTGTCACCAGCTCCAAGCCCCGGACAGCAGTTCAGAAGTCTGGTTACACAATCTGGGATGAGCCCGACGCTGGCTTCTTTAACATCACCATGATTCAGCTGACACAGAACGACTCGGGATTCTACTGGTGTGGAATTTACAGCACTTCCAAAAAAGTCATCACCGTTCTTAGAGATATCGATCTGGTGGTGTCTTCAG CCCCAACAACATCTCCTATGTGGACCTTTCCCTGGCTCGCAACAAGCACAG TTCTGATCAATTCTCCAGAGGGGACCTCTGGCCATCCCTCCATCAAGGGCTCTGAGACCAG GAAATCAAGTgtccctgcctgccttggctcagGTGGCCC TTTGCTGGTCTCTGTGCTGTGTGGACTCCTCATGGCCAAGGGCCTGATGCTGTGA